In Triticum aestivum cultivar Chinese Spring chromosome 5B, IWGSC CS RefSeq v2.1, whole genome shotgun sequence, the following proteins share a genomic window:
- the LOC123115456 gene encoding protein P21-like, whose translation MASSLSFILALLLAIAATDAFTVHLLNKCPYTVWPGTYPVRSGSRLDPGQLAAIEVSPGMVSGWIWGRTGCNFDASGRGSCTTGDCGGMLSCAAGFKPPATLAEYTLGKGGSPDFYDISIADGFNVPMSFGPVGSSCHVVSCAADINAKCPSELKVDGGCVSACIKFGTPQYCCTPPLMPSTCGPTDYSRFFKGHCPDAYSYAYEKNSTFTCTVRSDYQVTFCP comes from the coding sequence ATGGCATCTTCACTCAGCTTCATCCTTGCTCTTCTCCTCGCAATCGCTGCCACCGACGCTTTCACTGTCCACCTACTCAACAAGTGCCCCTACACGGTGTGGCCAGGCACCTACCCGGTCCGCAGCGGGAGCAGGCTCGACCCGGGTCAACTGGCCGCCATTGAAGTCTCCCCGGGCATGGTGTCTGGATGGATTTGGGGGCGCACCGGCTGCAACTTCGATGCCAGCGGTCGCGGGTCGTGCACCACGGGCGACTGCGGTGGCATGCTGTCCTGTGCCGCCGGTTTTAAGCCACCCGCGACACTCGCCGAGTACACGCTGGGTAAGGGCGGCAGCCCTGACTTCTATGACATCTCAATCGCCGACGGATTCAACGTCCCCATGAGCTTTGGGCCTGTCGGCAGCAGCTGTCATGTGGTAAGCTGTGCCGCGGACATCAACGCAAAGTGCCCGTCGGAGCTGAAGGTGGACGGAGGCTGTGTGAGTGCGTGCATCAAGTTCGGCACCCCCCAGTACTGCTGCACGCCGCCGCTTATGCCGTCGACCTGTGGGCCGACGGACTACTCGCGCTTCTTCAAGGGGCACTGTCCAGACGCCTACAGCTACGCCTACGAGAAGAACAGCACCTTCACCTGCACCGTCCGATCAGACTACCAAGTCACCTTCTGCCCATAG
- the LOC123110141 gene encoding alpha-amylase/trypsin inhibitor — protein MTSSRILHLIALVLAVVAAAEATTITVVNRCSYTIWPGALPGGGARLDPGQSWQLNMPAGTAGARVWPRTGCTFDGSGRGRCITGDCAGALSCRVSGEQPATLAEYTLGRGGSQDFFDLSVIDGFNTPMSFQPVGGAPCRAATCAVDITRECLPELQVPGGCASACGKFGGDTYCCRGQFEHNCPPTNYSKFFKGKCPDAYSYAKDDQTSTFTCPAGTNYQIVLCPARNDLHMDQ, from the coding sequence ATGACGTCCTCTCGCATCCTCCACCTCATCGCCCTCGTCCTTGCCGTCGTCGCCGCGGCCGAGGCGACCACCATAACCGTGGTGAACCGGTGCTCCTACACGATATGGCCGGGCGCGCTCCCAGGCGGCGGCGCGCGTCTCGACCCGGGCCAGTCGTGGCAGCTCAACATGCCCGCCGGCACCGCGGGCGCCAGGGTGTGGCCGCGCACGGGTTGCACCTTCGACGGCAGCGGCCGCGGGCGGTGCATCACCGGCGACTGCGCGGGCGCGCTGTCCTGCCGCGTGTCGGGCGAGCAGCCCGCCACGCTGGCCGAGTACACGCTGGGGCGGGGCGGGAGCCAGGACTTCTTCGACTTGTCCGTCATCGACGGCTTCAATACGCCCATGAGCTTCCAGCCCGTCGGCGGCGCGCCCTGCCGTGCGGCGACCTGCGCCGTGGACATCACCAGGGAGTGCCTGCCGGAGCTGCAGGTGCCCGGAGGGTGCGCGAGCGCGTGCGGCAAGTTCGGCGGCGACACCTACTGCTGCCGGGGACAGTTCGAGCACAACTGCCCGCCGACGAACTACTCCAAGTTCTTCAAGGGCAAGTGCCCCGACGCCTACAGCTACGCCAAGGACGACCAGACCAGCACCTTCACCTGCCCCGCCGGAACCAACTACCAGATCGTTCTCTGCCCCGCACGAAATGATTTACACATGGATCAGTAA